The following proteins are co-located in the Osmia lignaria lignaria isolate PbOS001 chromosome 12, iyOsmLign1, whole genome shotgun sequence genome:
- the Acf gene encoding ATP-dependent chromatin assembly factor large subunit isoform X3, which produces MPLLRKQPFQRLHVSSDFKDDDEVFHCEVTNEIFKDYNEFCERIILCNSLIWSCSITGRTNMTYEEALHCEENAKKSLKEFPMELRIPILYLASKTNRSSFNDMIEDVYQFARDRYFVGEMVEASFTEDSWCDCHVLQVIAPSEQQIKQYAKENHRNSQEQQYHPPAKLFRYEVEQLDCGESDISQLMIVEAAQVRRRKQHYSRERNKIFLRQLCEQNESGIWTVKDSVLQKYGISKVRFDTIFAGPPPDFTSRVKKYVRHKQESIEKFLTTNISKQKAMEKPDPLKKVNQGGVDVKKFRKPRMNGKFKEDLKAKALEEKAKRKEERVLKSERKKEEKQKLAALAAYMRQWNKPREDLECEDLSPIPQPTPVKSSIANEKFGDAVMILEFLEFFNDELEVTTYFPHSFTLDLLEKALLVKEASGPWSDLLQLLLSNIFKYQADEEDEIHAQASDLVNDNSMYEGVTSMTKAVKLATIASSWSQIYQGCKLSELTLDHVTLSEILRQHLLSSGGRIGEVASKWRYSQRGGYTNQDDPALLMRINEAYILRLLGHRNVHEFDLDEKLKVATCLINQLLTFASIRDVIEERHEKVHQARKELKSFLIAEQKKEKEEKEKMRDREKDKESKTPKKVTRGNCEEEKKKEEYENKLKELQQASRDDKMMLYLGSDRTHRRYWRFLSIPGIFVENDEWWPGNCLPEGTPYQPELQDRESTYAYLRNKFEDEFSDKENRFKKAKKSPKKVTFSDKNGLKSPRKDISRKQELFDIRKNLMACTGDKECPVHWKRSEPKWSFYGKPEDIEALVNGLSKRGIREGELRNNIMQEMTSLMCVIEECPRQKLNPDVFAGPIKGPSNKTSKKNKYENANLNFPSEMPVVDVLELTLRDYILDFEDKMKSGCLGHLKVNDREAWRKAINNRGYDKQCDKLIYGTNEIEVDVASNITLDKVKNEAKHSRPGTPDSEVGSINIKTYKDSGKYLGPPNENELLPDPKQQTVIKQMACAILQLSYAVDQKYLQKPLCGDEKDKKWTGEETRERWEQSLMASTSWSQLFLHLSTLENSVAWDRSALNAQCRICRRRRDPEKMLLCDECNKGHHLYCLKPKLNTVPEGDWYCKVCKPPTKSKEKLKKRKIFEDELEEEEVILTKETRHNRAKRILESEGEEDQDDDDLEEDSDEDMDSQHMNVCSVCRSGGKLIRCDACSSFYHVECIEPPMARAPRGRWSCSDCKDRKDRKTTNKYDSSTSEDTEPRQTRRAAKRAAEIEEDKGTVKGCMGRLQELLTDVMHHRDSWPFLSPVTKDEVPDYHDIISNPMDFGTIKYKLNNGEYETSEQFFGDCHLVFENCQAYNEEHSAVYNYVYRAGMRLLKYFEKRCKELGLNYGEEPLRPSSAKKPRFEENDLVDSEDEDTEEIQKSR; this is translated from the exons ATGCCGCTTCTTCGTAAGCAACCGTTTCAACGACTTCACGTCTCCTCAGACTTCAAGGATGATGATGAAGTTTTCCATTGTGAGGTtaccaatgaaattttcaaggaCTACAA TGAATTCTGTGAGAGAATTATTTTATGCAATTCGCTTATATGGTCATGCAGTATAACTGGTAGAACTAACATGACCTATGAAGAGGCTTTACACTGTGAAGAAAATGCTAAGAAAAGTCTTAAAGAGTTCCCTATGGag CTACGTATTCCTATATTGTATCTTGCCAGTAAAACTAACAGATCTTCTTTTAATGACATGATAGAAGATGTATATCAGTTTGCAAGAGATCGCTATTTTGTAGGAGAAATGGTAGAAGCAAGTTTCACAGAGGATTCTTGGTGTGATTGCCATGTTCTTCAAGTTATTGCACCTTCAGAACAGCAAATCAAACAGTATGCTAAAGAAAATCACAG GAATTCCCAGGAACAACAATATCATCCACCAGCAAAGTTATTTCGGTATGAAGTAGAACAGTTAGACTGCGGAGAGTCTGATATCAGCCAACTTATGATAGTGGAAGCAGCACAAGTAAGGAGAAGAAAGCAACATTACAGCAGAGaacgtaataaaatatttttacgtcAGCTGTGCGAGCAAAATGAAAGCGGTATATGGACTGTAAAA GACAGTGTTTTACAGAAATACGGAATTAGTAAAGTACGTTTTGACACTATATTTGCTGGTCCTCCGCCAGATTTTACATCACGCGTTAAGAAATATGTTAGACATAAACAAGAATCGATAGAGAAATTTTTGACAACAAATATTTCCAAGCAAAAAGCAATGGAAAAGCCAGATCCTCTTAAGAAGGTCAATCAGGGAGGAGTGGACGTAAAAAAGTTTCGAAAACCGAG AATGAATGGAAAATTTAAAGAAGACCTTAAAGCAAAAGCTCTCGAAGAAAAGGCAAAACGAAAAGAAGAACGAGTTCTGAAAAGTGAGcgtaaaaaagaagagaaacaaaaatTAGCTGCTTTGGCTGCATATATGAGACAGTGGAATAAACCAAGAGAAGATCTTGAATGTGAAGATCTTTCTCCTATTCCACAACCTACACCAGTTAAAAGCAGTATAGCCAATGAAAAATTTGGCGATGCTGTAATGATTctagaatttttagaatttttcaatgaTGAATTAGAGGTCACTACATATTTTCCACATAGTTTTACATTAGACTTGTTAGAAAAGGCGCTGTTGGTCAAGGAAGCATCTGGACCATGGAGTGATCTCCTACAATTGCTACTGTCAAACATATTTAAATATCAAGCAGACGAAGAAGATGAAATTCATGCTCAAGCATCTGATTTAGTGAATGATAATAGTATGTATGAAGGAGTAACATCAATGACAAAAGCTGTAAAACTTGCTACAATAGCTTCTAGCTGGAGTCAAATTTATCAGGGCTGTAAATTGTCCGAGTTGACGTTAGATCATGTAACTTTGAGTGAGATTTTGAGACAACATTTGTTAAGTTCTGGTGGCCGTATAGGTGAAGTTGCTTCGAAATGGAGATATTCTCAGAGag GTGGATATACAAATCAAGATGATCCTGCACTTTTGATGAGAATAAACGAGGCATATATTTTAAGATTGTTGGGACATCGTAATGTACACGAATTTGATttagatgaaaaattaaaagtagCCACGTGTCTAATTAATCAGTTACTTACTTTTGCTTCGATACGAGACGTAATTGAGGAGCGACACGAAAAGGTTCATCAAGcaagaaaagaattgaaatcTTTTCTGATAGCTgaacaaaaaaaggaaaaggaggaaaaagaaaaaatgagagACCGTGAGAAAGATAAAGAAAGTAAAACACCAAAGAAAGTTACACGTGGTAATtgtgaagaagaaaagaaaaaagaagagtatgaaaataaattaaaagaacttcAGCAAGCATCCAGGGATGATAAAATGATGCTTTATTTAGGTTCTGATAGAACTCATCGCAGATATTGGAGATTTTTATCAATTCCAG GAATATTCGTAGAAAACGATGAGTGGTGGCCAGGTAACTGCCTTCCAGAAGGTACTCCTTACCAACCGGAATTACAAGACAGAGAATCTACATATGCATACttaagaaataaatttgaagatgaatttagtgataaagaaaatagatttaAGAAGGCAAAGAAATCTCCCAAAAAAGTTACATTTTCTGATAAAAATGGTCTCAAATCTCCAAGAAaagatatatctcgcaaacaagaGCTATTTGACATAAGAAAAAACTTGATGGCTTGTACAGGAGATAAAGAATGTCCAGTTCACTGGAAAAGATCAGAACCAAAATGGAGTTTCTATGGAAAGCCAGAAGACATAGAAGCTCTAGTGAATGGTTTAAGTAAACGAGGAATTAGAGAAGGCGAACTCAGGAATAACATTATGCAAGAAATGACGAGTTTGATGTGTGTGATCGAAGAGTGTCCTCGACAGAAACTTAATCCTGACGTT TTTGCAGGACCTATTAAAGGACCTTCTAATAAAacttcaaaaaaaaataaatacgaaAACGCTAACTTAAACTTTCCTTCTGAAATGCCAGTGGTCGATGTTTTAGAATTAACATTAAGAGATTATATTTTAGATTTCgaagataaaatgaaatcagGTTGCTTAGGACATTTAAAAGTCAATGATCGAGAAGCGTGGAGAAAAGCAATTAACAACAGGGGCTATGACAAACAGTGTGATAAACTAATATATGGTACAAATGAAATTGAAGTAGACGTTGCTAGTAATATAACTTTAGATAAAGTCAAAAACGAAGCTAAGCATAGTCGACCAGGTACTCCAGATTCAGAAGTTGGAAGTATTAATATAAAAACTTACAAAGATTCAGGAAAATACTTAGGGCCACCAAATGAGAATGAACTACTCCCAGATCCTAAGCAACAAACAGTTATTAAACAAATGGCTTGTGCTATTTTACAATTATCTTATGCTGTAGATCAAAAGTACTTACAGAAACCATTATGTGGTGATGAAAAAGACAAAAAATGGACAGGTGAAGAAACTAGAGAAAGATGGGAGCAATCTCTTATGGCATCAACAAGTTGGTctcaattatttttacatttaagTACATTAGAAAATAGTGTCGCGTGGGATAGAAGTGCACTCAATGCCCAGTGTCGCATATGTAGACGACGTCGAGATCCCGAGAAAATGCTACTTTGTGATGAGTGCAATAAAGGCCAccatttatattgtttaaaaCCAAAATTGAAT ACTGTACCAGAAGGAGACTGGTATTGCAAAGTATGCAAGCCACCGACCAAATCAAAGGAGAAACTTAAAAAACGTAAGATATTTGAAGATGAGttggaagaagaggaagtaATATTAACTAAAGAAACTCGACATAATCGTGCAAAACGAATTCTTGAAAGCGAAGGAGAAGAGGATCAAGACGACGATGACCTAGAAGAAGATAGTGACGAGGATAT GGACAGTCAACACATGAATGTGTGTTCTGTATGTCGAAGCGGTGGAAAATTAATCAGGTGTGACGCATGTTCAAGCTTCTATCATGTAGAATGTATAGAACCTCCTATGGCAAGAGCACCTCGAGGAAGATGGTCTTGTTCAGACTGCAAGGATAGAAAAGATAGGAAGACGACTAATAAGTATG ATAGTAGCACTTCGGAAGATACTGAACCAAGGCAAACAAGGCGAGCAGCTAAAAGAGCGGCTGAGATAGAAGAAGATAAAGGAACAGTTAAAGGATGCATGGGAAGACTGCAGGAATTACTTACAGATGTGATGCATCATAGAGATTCTTGGCCTTTCCTATCACCTGTTACAAAAGACGAAGTTCCAGATTATCACGATATTATCTCGAATCCCATGGATTTCGGtacaattaaatataaacttaACAATGGAGAATATGAAACGTCGGAACAGTTTTTCGGTGATTGTCATTTAGTATTCGAAAATTGTCAAGCTTATAATGAAGAACATAGTGCAGTTTACAA ttaCGTGTACAGAGCAGGTATGAGGTTACTGAAGTACTTCGAAAAACGATGCAAGGAATTAGGATTAAATTATGGTGAGGAACCACTACGTCCGTCAAGCGCAAAGAAACcaagatttgaagaaaatgatcTCGTGGATAGCGAGGATGAAGATACTGAAGAAATTCAGAAGTCAAGATAG
- the Acf gene encoding ATP-dependent chromatin assembly factor large subunit isoform X4 has product MPLLRKQPFQRLHVSSDFKDDDEVFHCEVTNEIFKDYNEFCERIILCNSLIWSCSITGRTNMTYEEALHCEENAKKSLKEFPMELRIPILYLASKTNRSSFNDMIEDVYQFARDRYFVGEMVEASFTEDSWCDCHVLQVIAPSEQQIKQYAKENHRNSQEQQYHPPAKLFRYEVEQLDCGESDISQLMIVEAAQVRRRKQHYSRERNKIFLRQLCEQNESGIWTVKDSVLQKYGISKVRFDTIFAGPPPDFTSRVKKYVRHKQESIEKFLTTNISKQKAMEKPDPLKKVNQGGVDVKKFRKPRMNGKFKEDLKAKALEEKAKRKEERVLKSERKKEEKQKLAALAAYMRQWNKPREDLECEDLSPIPQPTPVKSSIANEKFGDAVMILEFLEFFNDELEVTTYFPHSFTLDLLEKALLVKEASGPWSDLLQLLLSNIFKYQADEEDEIHAQASDLVNDNSMYEGVTSMTKAVKLATIASSWSQIYQGCKLSELTLDHVTLSEILRQHLLSSGGRIGEVASKWRYSQRGGYTNQDDPALLMRINEAYILRLLGHRNVHEFDLDEKLKVATCLINQLLTFASIRDVIEERHEKVHQARKELKSFLIAEQKKEKEEKEKMRDREKDKESKTPKKVTRGNCEEEKKKEEYENKLKELQQASRDDKMMLYLGSDRTHRRYWRFLSIPGIFVENDEWWPGNCLPEGTPYQPELQDRESTYAYLRNKFEDEFSDKENRFKKAKKSPKKVTFSDKNGLKSPRKDISRKQELFDIRKNLMACTGDKECPVHWKRSEPKWSFYGKPEDIEALVNGLSKRGIREGELRNNIMQEMTSLMCVIEECPRQKLNPDVFAGPIKGPSNKTSKKNKYENANLNFPSEMPVVDVLELTLRDYILDFEDKMKSGCLGHLKVNDREAWRKAINNRGYDKQCDKLIYGTNEIEVDVASNITLDKVKNEAKHSRPGTPDSEVGSINIKTYKDSGKYLGPPNENELLPDPKQQTVIKQMACAILQLSYAVDQKYLQKPLCGDEKDKKWTGEETRERWEQSLMASTSWSQLFLHLSTLENSVAWDRSALNAQCRICRRRRDPEKMLLCDECNKGHHLYCLKPKLNTVPEGDWYCKVCKPPTKSKEKLKKRKIFEDELEEEEVILTKETRHNRAKRILESEGEEDQDDDDLEEDSDEDMDSQHMNVCSVCRSGGKLIRCDACSSFYHVECIEPPMARAPRGRWSCSDCKDRKDRKTTNKYVRGRERERDGERQCAAAARSRIHGFAKSLLTTESTDWEDSSTSEDTEPRQTRRAAKRAAEIEEDKGTVKGCMGRLQELLTDVMHHRDSWPFLSPVTKDEVPDYHDIISNPMDFGTIKYKLNNGEYETSEQFFGDCHLVFENCQAYNEEHSAVYKYEVTEVLRKTMQGIRIKLW; this is encoded by the exons ATGCCGCTTCTTCGTAAGCAACCGTTTCAACGACTTCACGTCTCCTCAGACTTCAAGGATGATGATGAAGTTTTCCATTGTGAGGTtaccaatgaaattttcaaggaCTACAA TGAATTCTGTGAGAGAATTATTTTATGCAATTCGCTTATATGGTCATGCAGTATAACTGGTAGAACTAACATGACCTATGAAGAGGCTTTACACTGTGAAGAAAATGCTAAGAAAAGTCTTAAAGAGTTCCCTATGGag CTACGTATTCCTATATTGTATCTTGCCAGTAAAACTAACAGATCTTCTTTTAATGACATGATAGAAGATGTATATCAGTTTGCAAGAGATCGCTATTTTGTAGGAGAAATGGTAGAAGCAAGTTTCACAGAGGATTCTTGGTGTGATTGCCATGTTCTTCAAGTTATTGCACCTTCAGAACAGCAAATCAAACAGTATGCTAAAGAAAATCACAG GAATTCCCAGGAACAACAATATCATCCACCAGCAAAGTTATTTCGGTATGAAGTAGAACAGTTAGACTGCGGAGAGTCTGATATCAGCCAACTTATGATAGTGGAAGCAGCACAAGTAAGGAGAAGAAAGCAACATTACAGCAGAGaacgtaataaaatatttttacgtcAGCTGTGCGAGCAAAATGAAAGCGGTATATGGACTGTAAAA GACAGTGTTTTACAGAAATACGGAATTAGTAAAGTACGTTTTGACACTATATTTGCTGGTCCTCCGCCAGATTTTACATCACGCGTTAAGAAATATGTTAGACATAAACAAGAATCGATAGAGAAATTTTTGACAACAAATATTTCCAAGCAAAAAGCAATGGAAAAGCCAGATCCTCTTAAGAAGGTCAATCAGGGAGGAGTGGACGTAAAAAAGTTTCGAAAACCGAG AATGAATGGAAAATTTAAAGAAGACCTTAAAGCAAAAGCTCTCGAAGAAAAGGCAAAACGAAAAGAAGAACGAGTTCTGAAAAGTGAGcgtaaaaaagaagagaaacaaaaatTAGCTGCTTTGGCTGCATATATGAGACAGTGGAATAAACCAAGAGAAGATCTTGAATGTGAAGATCTTTCTCCTATTCCACAACCTACACCAGTTAAAAGCAGTATAGCCAATGAAAAATTTGGCGATGCTGTAATGATTctagaatttttagaatttttcaatgaTGAATTAGAGGTCACTACATATTTTCCACATAGTTTTACATTAGACTTGTTAGAAAAGGCGCTGTTGGTCAAGGAAGCATCTGGACCATGGAGTGATCTCCTACAATTGCTACTGTCAAACATATTTAAATATCAAGCAGACGAAGAAGATGAAATTCATGCTCAAGCATCTGATTTAGTGAATGATAATAGTATGTATGAAGGAGTAACATCAATGACAAAAGCTGTAAAACTTGCTACAATAGCTTCTAGCTGGAGTCAAATTTATCAGGGCTGTAAATTGTCCGAGTTGACGTTAGATCATGTAACTTTGAGTGAGATTTTGAGACAACATTTGTTAAGTTCTGGTGGCCGTATAGGTGAAGTTGCTTCGAAATGGAGATATTCTCAGAGag GTGGATATACAAATCAAGATGATCCTGCACTTTTGATGAGAATAAACGAGGCATATATTTTAAGATTGTTGGGACATCGTAATGTACACGAATTTGATttagatgaaaaattaaaagtagCCACGTGTCTAATTAATCAGTTACTTACTTTTGCTTCGATACGAGACGTAATTGAGGAGCGACACGAAAAGGTTCATCAAGcaagaaaagaattgaaatcTTTTCTGATAGCTgaacaaaaaaaggaaaaggaggaaaaagaaaaaatgagagACCGTGAGAAAGATAAAGAAAGTAAAACACCAAAGAAAGTTACACGTGGTAATtgtgaagaagaaaagaaaaaagaagagtatgaaaataaattaaaagaacttcAGCAAGCATCCAGGGATGATAAAATGATGCTTTATTTAGGTTCTGATAGAACTCATCGCAGATATTGGAGATTTTTATCAATTCCAG GAATATTCGTAGAAAACGATGAGTGGTGGCCAGGTAACTGCCTTCCAGAAGGTACTCCTTACCAACCGGAATTACAAGACAGAGAATCTACATATGCATACttaagaaataaatttgaagatgaatttagtgataaagaaaatagatttaAGAAGGCAAAGAAATCTCCCAAAAAAGTTACATTTTCTGATAAAAATGGTCTCAAATCTCCAAGAAaagatatatctcgcaaacaagaGCTATTTGACATAAGAAAAAACTTGATGGCTTGTACAGGAGATAAAGAATGTCCAGTTCACTGGAAAAGATCAGAACCAAAATGGAGTTTCTATGGAAAGCCAGAAGACATAGAAGCTCTAGTGAATGGTTTAAGTAAACGAGGAATTAGAGAAGGCGAACTCAGGAATAACATTATGCAAGAAATGACGAGTTTGATGTGTGTGATCGAAGAGTGTCCTCGACAGAAACTTAATCCTGACGTT TTTGCAGGACCTATTAAAGGACCTTCTAATAAAacttcaaaaaaaaataaatacgaaAACGCTAACTTAAACTTTCCTTCTGAAATGCCAGTGGTCGATGTTTTAGAATTAACATTAAGAGATTATATTTTAGATTTCgaagataaaatgaaatcagGTTGCTTAGGACATTTAAAAGTCAATGATCGAGAAGCGTGGAGAAAAGCAATTAACAACAGGGGCTATGACAAACAGTGTGATAAACTAATATATGGTACAAATGAAATTGAAGTAGACGTTGCTAGTAATATAACTTTAGATAAAGTCAAAAACGAAGCTAAGCATAGTCGACCAGGTACTCCAGATTCAGAAGTTGGAAGTATTAATATAAAAACTTACAAAGATTCAGGAAAATACTTAGGGCCACCAAATGAGAATGAACTACTCCCAGATCCTAAGCAACAAACAGTTATTAAACAAATGGCTTGTGCTATTTTACAATTATCTTATGCTGTAGATCAAAAGTACTTACAGAAACCATTATGTGGTGATGAAAAAGACAAAAAATGGACAGGTGAAGAAACTAGAGAAAGATGGGAGCAATCTCTTATGGCATCAACAAGTTGGTctcaattatttttacatttaagTACATTAGAAAATAGTGTCGCGTGGGATAGAAGTGCACTCAATGCCCAGTGTCGCATATGTAGACGACGTCGAGATCCCGAGAAAATGCTACTTTGTGATGAGTGCAATAAAGGCCAccatttatattgtttaaaaCCAAAATTGAAT ACTGTACCAGAAGGAGACTGGTATTGCAAAGTATGCAAGCCACCGACCAAATCAAAGGAGAAACTTAAAAAACGTAAGATATTTGAAGATGAGttggaagaagaggaagtaATATTAACTAAAGAAACTCGACATAATCGTGCAAAACGAATTCTTGAAAGCGAAGGAGAAGAGGATCAAGACGACGATGACCTAGAAGAAGATAGTGACGAGGATAT GGACAGTCAACACATGAATGTGTGTTCTGTATGTCGAAGCGGTGGAAAATTAATCAGGTGTGACGCATGTTCAAGCTTCTATCATGTAGAATGTATAGAACCTCCTATGGCAAGAGCACCTCGAGGAAGATGGTCTTGTTCAGACTGCAAGGATAGAAAAGATAGGAAGACGACTAATAAGTATG TGAGGGGGCGTGAAAGGGAAAGAGACGGGGAGAGGCAGTGCGCTGCAGCAGCACGCTCTCGCATCCATGGCTTTGCCAAGAGCCTCCTCACTACAGAGTCTACAGACTGGGAGG ATAGTAGCACTTCGGAAGATACTGAACCAAGGCAAACAAGGCGAGCAGCTAAAAGAGCGGCTGAGATAGAAGAAGATAAAGGAACAGTTAAAGGATGCATGGGAAGACTGCAGGAATTACTTACAGATGTGATGCATCATAGAGATTCTTGGCCTTTCCTATCACCTGTTACAAAAGACGAAGTTCCAGATTATCACGATATTATCTCGAATCCCATGGATTTCGGtacaattaaatataaacttaACAATGGAGAATATGAAACGTCGGAACAGTTTTTCGGTGATTGTCATTTAGTATTCGAAAATTGTCAAGCTTATAATGAAGAACATAGTGCAGTTTACAA GTATGAGGTTACTGAAGTACTTCGAAAAACGATGCAAGGAATTAGGATTAAATTATGGTGA